The following DNA comes from Pantanalinema sp..
CGTGGCCGCCAAACACCGTGTTCTCGTGCAGGCAGGCGCGGGCGAGCGCGCGAGCTTCATGGACGACGCCTACCGTTCCGCCGGCGCGGAGATCGTCGCGCGCGACCAGGCGCTCGGGTGCGATCTCGTCTTGAAGGTCAGAGAGCCGTCCGGCGAGGAGCGCGCCGCCATGAAGAAGGGCGCGGTGCTCGTCGGGATGCTCGATCCGTTTGCCGAGGAAAACCTCGAGGCCATGGCCGCGAGCGGGTTGATGGCGTTCGCCCTCGAGAAGCTGCCGCGCATCACCCGGGCCCAGTCGATGGACGTGCTGTCGTCCCAGGCGAACATCGCCGGGTACAAGGCGGTGATTCTCGCGAGCAACCACTACCAGCGCTTCATGCCGACCTTGATGACCGCCGCGGGCACCGTCAAGGCTGCTCGCGTCCTCGTCCTGGGGGCGGGTGTTGCGGGGTTGCAGGCGATCGCCACGGCGAAACGCCTGGGTGCCGTCATCGAGGCCTCGGACGTGCGGCCTGCTGCAAAGGAGCAGGTGGAATCCCTGGGCGCCAAGTTCGTGGACGTTCCCTTCCTGACCGACGAGGAGCGAGAGATTGCCCAGGGAGTGGGTGGCTACGCCCGGGCGATGCCGCCCGACTGGATGCGCCGCCAGGCCGAGCTGGTCCATGCGCGCGCCAAGCAGGCCGACATCGTGATCACGACGGCGCTCATCCCGGGCCGCAAGGCTCCGACGCTGCTCCACGAGGACACCGTCAAGGAGATGAAGCCCGGCTCGGTCATCGTCGACCTCGCC
Coding sequences within:
- a CDS encoding Re/Si-specific NAD(P)(+) transhydrogenase subunit alpha; this encodes MNIGIPAESKAGEARVAATPETVAKFVAAKHRVLVQAGAGERASFMDDAYRSAGAEIVARDQALGCDLVLKVREPSGEERAAMKKGAVLVGMLDPFAEENLEAMAASGLMAFALEKLPRITRAQSMDVLSSQANIAGYKAVILASNHYQRFMPTLMTAAGTVKAARVLVLGAGVAGLQAIATAKRLGAVIEASDVRPAAKEQVESLGAKFVDVPFLTDEEREIAQGVGGYARAMPPDWMRRQAELVHARAKQADIVITTALIPGRKAPTLLHEDTVKEMKPGSVIVDLAVQQGGNCPLSEVGKTVKKYGVTLIGEPNLPALVATDASALYSRNVMDFLKLILDKEGNLSVDRDDEILAATLVCADGAVIRK